Proteins encoded in a region of the Paucibacter sediminis genome:
- a CDS encoding PQQ-binding-like beta-propeller repeat protein — MKLLIPRHCLSFLTLAALMLLCEPAAAKAPKPAQRPDAPGTPVEVTSEMLGAGMVSSGTVLPPIPPVTGSRGKPVASWGKPLPYPIVIADRRNNRLIEVAPDKRIVWEFPSPNLKLYRGNEDVNFSADGRQLAVSEEDNFDVHLVDYEQRAITWTYGVPDTRGSKGNLLNYPDDAHLLADGMFLTADIRNCRVLIVDPKDSSIKTQWGQPGHCKHQPPQYLGHPNGATPMDNGDILVTEISEAWVSRITRAGQVLWSVRAPHVRYPSDTFPTVDGKQLIVADFSKPGRVVIFDPASGKPSWEYFVREGEGMLDHPSIARELPDTGDVLVVDDLHDRVIVVDRQTKAIIWQYGVKGVKGHLPGYLNYPDGVDLDLFRDWRVAKP, encoded by the coding sequence ATGAAGCTGCTCATACCCCGCCATTGCCTTTCTTTTCTCACCCTCGCGGCGCTGATGCTGCTGTGCGAGCCGGCCGCTGCCAAGGCGCCCAAGCCAGCTCAGCGACCCGACGCGCCGGGCACACCGGTCGAGGTCACGAGCGAGATGCTGGGCGCCGGCATGGTGTCCAGCGGCACGGTGCTGCCGCCGATTCCGCCCGTCACCGGCAGCCGGGGCAAGCCGGTGGCCTCCTGGGGCAAGCCGCTGCCTTATCCCATCGTGATCGCCGACCGGCGCAACAACCGGCTCATCGAGGTGGCGCCCGACAAGCGCATCGTCTGGGAATTCCCCTCGCCCAATCTCAAGCTCTACCGCGGCAACGAGGACGTGAACTTCTCGGCCGATGGCCGCCAGCTGGCGGTCAGCGAGGAGGACAACTTCGACGTGCACCTGGTGGACTATGAGCAGCGCGCCATCACCTGGACCTATGGCGTGCCCGACACGCGCGGCAGCAAGGGCAATCTGCTCAACTACCCGGACGATGCGCACCTGCTGGCCGACGGCATGTTCCTCACCGCCGACATCCGCAACTGCCGCGTGCTCATCGTCGATCCCAAGGACAGCAGCATCAAGACCCAATGGGGCCAGCCCGGCCATTGCAAGCACCAGCCGCCGCAGTACCTGGGCCATCCCAACGGTGCCACGCCGATGGACAACGGCGACATCCTGGTGACCGAGATCAGCGAGGCCTGGGTCTCGCGCATCACGCGCGCCGGCCAGGTGCTGTGGAGCGTGCGCGCCCCGCATGTGCGCTATCCCTCCGACACCTTTCCTACCGTGGACGGCAAGCAGCTGATCGTGGCCGACTTCAGCAAGCCCGGCCGCGTGGTGATCTTCGACCCCGCCAGCGGCAAGCCGAGCTGGGAATACTTCGTGCGCGAGGGCGAGGGCATGCTGGACCATCCCTCCATCGCCCGCGAGCTGCCCGACACCGGCGACGTGCTGGTGGTGGACGACCTGCACGACCGCGTCATCGTGGTGGACCGCCAGACCAAGGCCATCATCTGGCAGTACGGGGTGAAGGGCGTGAAAGGCCACCTGCCCGGTTACCTGAACTACCCGGACGGCGTGGACCTGGATCTGTTCCGCGACTGGCGCGTCGCGAAGCCCTAG
- a CDS encoding SDR family NAD(P)-dependent oxidoreductase: MTAPRRLTALITGASSGIGAALARRFARGGFNVVLVARSADKLEALAKALAAEHGVKAWAVAADLARPDAAANLASAMKRARRPIDLLVNNAGVLAHGSFVELPAQRHQQLIDLNVSGLTAMLAAFVPPMVARGQGRVLNVASIASFQPVPSLASYAATKAYVLSLTESLSEELKGTGVSITALCPGITATGMLEQARAEHAELARLPGFVIGSAEAVADEGFEACMQGEVIRVPGVLNLATVLAGRATPKWLLRRVSGALTRQLK; this comes from the coding sequence ATGACAGCCCCACGCAGATTGACCGCCCTCATCACCGGCGCCTCCTCGGGCATAGGCGCGGCGCTGGCCCGGCGCTTTGCGCGTGGCGGTTTCAACGTCGTGCTGGTGGCGCGCAGCGCCGACAAGCTCGAGGCCCTGGCCAAGGCGCTGGCGGCCGAGCATGGTGTGAAGGCCTGGGCGGTGGCGGCCGATCTCGCCCGGCCCGACGCCGCCGCCAACCTGGCCAGCGCGATGAAGCGGGCGCGCCGGCCCATCGACCTGCTGGTGAACAACGCCGGCGTGCTGGCCCATGGCAGCTTTGTGGAGCTGCCGGCGCAGCGCCACCAGCAGCTCATCGACCTGAACGTCAGCGGCCTCACCGCCATGCTGGCCGCCTTTGTGCCGCCTATGGTGGCGCGCGGCCAGGGCCGGGTGCTCAACGTGGCCTCGATCGCGTCCTTCCAGCCGGTGCCCAGCCTGGCCAGCTATGCCGCCACCAAGGCCTATGTGCTCTCGCTCACCGAGTCGCTGTCGGAGGAGTTGAAGGGCACGGGCGTGAGCATCACGGCGCTGTGCCCCGGCATCACCGCGACGGGCATGCTGGAGCAGGCGCGCGCCGAGCATGCCGAACTCGCCAGGCTGCCCGGCTTTGTGATCGGCAGCGCCGAGGCGGTGGCCGACGAGGGTTTCGAGGCCTGCATGCAGGGCGAGGTGATACGCGTGCCGGGCGTGCTCAACCTGGCCACCGTGCTGGCCGGCCGCGCCACGCCCAAGTGGCTGCTGCGGCGCGTCAGCGGCGCGCTGACGCGGCAGCTGAAATAG
- a CDS encoding DUF1566 domain-containing protein produces the protein MAAEPLPARPSISADGAAVLDPQARLAWARCVEGMAWTGKFCRGTPQLMSLPQALAHARGRSQADGLAWRLPRVQELQRLVERGKQAARPAGPDPLLFPDTPRELFWSATAQLGGRASNPYNYGTVMRGGGGEAPSAAMLGWAVHLGSGAAHGDVSKSSRLLVRLVRTLD, from the coding sequence TTGGCGGCCGAGCCGCTGCCGGCCAGGCCCAGCATCTCGGCGGACGGCGCCGCGGTGCTGGACCCGCAGGCCAGGCTGGCGTGGGCGCGCTGCGTGGAAGGCATGGCCTGGACCGGCAAGTTCTGCCGCGGCACGCCCCAGCTGATGAGCCTGCCGCAGGCACTGGCCCATGCGCGTGGCCGCAGCCAGGCCGATGGCCTGGCCTGGCGCCTGCCACGCGTCCAGGAGCTGCAGCGGCTGGTGGAGAGGGGAAAGCAAGCGGCCAGGCCCGCCGGGCCGGACCCGCTGCTGTTTCCCGATACGCCGCGCGAGCTGTTCTGGAGCGCCACGGCCCAGCTCGGCGGGCGCGCCAGCAACCCCTACAACTACGGCACGGTGATGCGTGGCGGCGGCGGCGAGGCGCCCAGCGCCGCCATGCTGGGCTGGGCCGTGCATCTGGGCAGCGGCGCGGCGCATGGCGACGTGAGCAAGAGCAGCCGCCTGCTGGTGCGGTTGGTGCGCACGCTGGATTAG
- a CDS encoding tartrate dehydrogenase translates to MSKHKPFKIAVIPGDGIGREVMPEGLRALQAAAARFDIALELTHIDWASCDYYLAHGQMMPADWKAQLQGMDAILFGAVGWPATVPDHISLWGSLLKFRREFDQYINLRPVRLFEGVPCPLAGRQPGEIDFFVVRENTEGEYTNLGGRLFEGTERELVVQESVFTRHGTERVLRYAFELARARARKQLTVATKSNGIAISMPWWDERAAEMAQAYPEVAVDKQHIDILCARFVLQPQRFDVVVASNLFGDILSDLGPACTGTIGLAPSANLNPERSYPSLFEPVHGSAPDIYGKNIANPVAMIWSAALLLDFLGCRPAHDAMLAAIEQVLAHGPRTPDLGGSASTTEMGCAIAELIAG, encoded by the coding sequence ATGAGCAAGCACAAGCCCTTCAAGATCGCCGTCATCCCCGGCGACGGCATCGGCCGCGAGGTCATGCCCGAGGGCCTGCGCGCCCTGCAGGCGGCGGCCGCGCGCTTCGACATCGCGCTGGAACTGACCCACATCGACTGGGCCAGCTGCGACTACTACCTGGCCCATGGCCAGATGATGCCCGCCGACTGGAAGGCGCAGCTGCAGGGCATGGACGCGATCCTGTTCGGCGCGGTGGGCTGGCCGGCCACGGTGCCGGACCACATCTCGCTGTGGGGCTCGCTGCTGAAGTTCCGCCGCGAGTTCGACCAGTACATCAATCTGCGCCCGGTGCGCCTGTTCGAGGGCGTGCCCTGCCCGCTGGCCGGCCGCCAGCCCGGGGAGATCGACTTCTTCGTGGTGCGCGAGAACACCGAGGGCGAGTACACCAACCTGGGCGGCCGGCTGTTCGAGGGCACCGAACGCGAGCTGGTGGTCCAGGAGTCGGTGTTCACCCGCCATGGCACCGAACGCGTGCTGCGCTATGCCTTCGAGCTGGCGCGCGCGCGTGCGCGCAAACAGCTCACCGTCGCCACCAAGAGCAATGGCATCGCCATCAGCATGCCCTGGTGGGACGAGCGCGCCGCCGAGATGGCGCAGGCCTACCCCGAGGTGGCGGTGGACAAGCAGCACATCGACATCCTCTGCGCCCGCTTCGTGCTGCAGCCGCAGCGCTTCGACGTGGTGGTGGCCTCCAACCTGTTCGGCGACATCCTCTCCGACCTGGGCCCCGCCTGCACCGGCACCATCGGCCTGGCGCCATCGGCCAATCTCAATCCCGAGCGCAGCTATCCCTCGCTGTTCGAGCCGGTGCATGGCTCGGCGCCCGACATCTATGGCAAGAACATCGCCAACCCGGTGGCGATGATCTGGTCGGCGGCGCTGCTGCTGGACTTCCTCGGCTGCCGGCCCGCGCATGACGCGATGCTGGCGGCGATCGAGCAGGTGCTGGCCCACGGCCCGCGCACGCCGGACCTGGGCGGCAGCGCCAGCACCACCGAGATGGGGTGCGCGATCGCGGAGCTGATCGCGGGCTAA
- a CDS encoding PACE efflux transporter, whose translation MHPQHPRTRRIVQALLYEAIAVAVVGPLLSLAFEQQAGSTLALALLMSSIALGWSYLFNSWFERWEARQARRGRSVWRRLAHGIGFEGGLVLWLVPIMAWWLQTSLWNALLADLVLLAFFFVYSIAFTWGFDKVFGLPASAA comes from the coding sequence ATGCACCCCCAACATCCCAGAACGCGCCGCATCGTCCAGGCCCTGCTCTATGAAGCCATTGCCGTGGCCGTGGTGGGCCCGCTGCTGAGCCTGGCCTTCGAGCAGCAGGCCGGCTCCACGCTGGCGCTGGCGCTGCTGATGTCCTCCATCGCGCTGGGCTGGAGCTATCTGTTCAACAGCTGGTTCGAGCGCTGGGAGGCCCGCCAGGCGCGGCGCGGGCGTTCCGTCTGGCGCCGCCTGGCCCATGGCATCGGCTTCGAGGGCGGCCTGGTGCTGTGGCTGGTGCCCATCATGGCCTGGTGGTTGCAGACCTCGCTGTGGAACGCCCTGCTCGCCGACCTGGTGCTGCTGGCCTTCTTCTTTGTCTATTCGATCGCCTTCACCTGGGGCTTCGACAAGGTCTTCGGCCTGCCCGCCTCGGCCGCATGA
- a CDS encoding NAD(P)-binding protein encodes MKDARPFAITLDPGSSLANKTGSWRTERPVYVDRLPPCNAQCPAGEDIQGWLFHAESGAYEAAWRHLTRDNPFPATMGRVCYHSCEGACNRGQLDAAVGINSVERFLGDEALKQGWQFAPPADESGKHVLVVGAGPSGMSAAYQLRRLGHRVTVLEAGPMLGGMMRFGIPKYRLPREVLEAELQRIVAMGVQVKLNCKVSDLAETMRIGGYDAAFLAVGAHIAKRAFIPAKDGAHILDAVALLRSMEGAERPMLGRRVVVYGGGNTAIDVARTAKRLGATEAIIVYRRTRAQMPAHDLEVEEALEEGVMVKWLSTIKHASEGALMIEKMTLDAQGRPQPTGEFEMLEADSLVLALGQDVDLSLLDRVPGLAVQDGVVQVDPATMMTGHAGIFAGGDMVPAERNVTVAVGHGKKAARNIDAWLRGHALNRPPKHEPASFERLNPWYYSDAPKTMRPQLDLARRSSSFDEVQGGLTAENALFEARRCLSCGNCFECDNCYGVCPDNAVIKLGPGQRFEFNYDYCKGCGMCAAECPCGAIEMRPEQV; translated from the coding sequence ATGAAGGACGCACGACCTTTCGCGATCACGCTGGACCCCGGCTCCTCGCTGGCCAACAAGACCGGCTCCTGGCGCACCGAGCGCCCGGTCTATGTGGATCGCCTGCCGCCCTGCAATGCGCAATGCCCGGCCGGCGAGGACATCCAGGGCTGGCTGTTCCACGCCGAGAGCGGCGCCTACGAGGCGGCCTGGCGCCATCTCACGCGCGACAACCCCTTCCCCGCCACCATGGGTCGGGTCTGCTATCACTCCTGCGAGGGCGCCTGCAACCGCGGCCAGCTCGACGCGGCGGTGGGCATCAACTCGGTGGAACGCTTTCTCGGCGACGAGGCCTTGAAGCAGGGCTGGCAGTTCGCGCCGCCGGCGGATGAGTCGGGCAAGCATGTGCTGGTGGTGGGCGCCGGGCCCTCGGGCATGTCGGCGGCCTATCAGCTGCGCCGCCTGGGCCACCGCGTCACCGTGCTGGAGGCCGGCCCGATGCTGGGCGGCATGATGCGCTTCGGCATCCCCAAGTACCGCCTGCCGCGCGAGGTGCTGGAGGCGGAGCTGCAGCGCATCGTCGCGATGGGCGTGCAGGTCAAGCTCAACTGCAAGGTCAGCGACCTGGCCGAGACCATGCGCATCGGTGGCTACGACGCCGCCTTCCTGGCGGTGGGCGCGCATATCGCCAAGCGCGCCTTCATCCCCGCCAAGGACGGCGCGCACATCCTCGACGCCGTCGCGCTGCTGCGCTCGATGGAGGGCGCCGAGCGGCCCATGCTGGGCCGCCGCGTGGTGGTCTATGGCGGCGGCAACACCGCCATCGACGTGGCACGCACCGCCAAGCGGCTGGGCGCCACCGAGGCCATCATCGTCTACCGCCGCACGCGCGCGCAGATGCCCGCGCACGACCTCGAGGTCGAGGAGGCGCTGGAGGAAGGCGTGATGGTGAAGTGGCTCTCCACCATCAAGCACGCCAGCGAGGGCGCGCTGATGATCGAAAAGATGACGCTGGACGCGCAGGGCCGCCCCCAGCCCACCGGCGAGTTCGAGATGCTGGAGGCCGACTCGCTGGTGCTGGCGCTCGGGCAGGACGTGGACCTCTCGCTGCTGGACCGGGTGCCAGGTCTTGCCGTGCAGGACGGCGTGGTGCAGGTGGACCCGGCCACCATGATGACCGGCCATGCCGGCATCTTCGCCGGCGGCGACATGGTGCCGGCCGAGCGCAATGTCACGGTGGCGGTGGGCCATGGCAAGAAGGCCGCCCGCAACATCGACGCCTGGCTGCGCGGCCACGCGCTGAACCGGCCGCCCAAGCATGAGCCCGCCAGCTTCGAGCGCCTCAACCCCTGGTACTACAGCGACGCGCCCAAGACCATGCGCCCGCAGCTGGACCTGGCGCGCCGCAGCAGCAGCTTCGACGAGGTGCAGGGCGGGCTCACCGCCGAGAACGCGCTGTTCGAGGCGCGCCGCTGCCTGAGCTGCGGCAACTGCTTCGAGTGCGACAACTGCTACGGCGTCTGCCCCGACAACGCCGTCATCAAGCTGGGGCCCGGCCAGCGCTTCGAGTTCAATTACGACTACTGCAAGGGCTGCGGCATGTGCGCGGCCGAATGCCCCTGCGGCGCCATCGAGATGCGGCCCGAGCAGGTTTAG
- a CDS encoding thiamine pyrophosphate-dependent enzyme encodes MNAPQIKFYQTGTFTVGNRLLAPEQRSVQSSSERSNSINSGHRACQGCGEALGARYAVDAAMRATRGQLIAANATGCLEVFSTPYPESSWQLPWIHSLFGNAAAVGTGIAAALKVKALKAGMSESATRVIAQGGDGGTTDIGFGCLSGMFERNDDVLYICYDNEAYMNTGVQRSSATPPAARTATTMAVGVQPGASFGQGKNLPLIAMAHEIPYVATATVADLRDLEAKVERAMSLRGARYLHILVPCPLGWGAASHDTIRLARLARETGIFPVFEAEHGEITSVTKIRHRVPVAEYLKPQKRFAHLFAQPGQPGHPEMLARIQADADKNIRRFKLLDEEVTV; translated from the coding sequence ATGAATGCTCCCCAGATCAAGTTCTACCAGACCGGCACCTTCACGGTGGGCAACCGCCTGCTGGCGCCCGAGCAGCGCAGCGTGCAGTCGTCCAGCGAGCGCAGCAACTCGATCAACTCGGGCCACCGCGCCTGCCAGGGCTGCGGCGAGGCGCTGGGCGCGCGCTATGCTGTGGACGCCGCGATGCGCGCCACCCGCGGCCAGCTGATCGCCGCCAACGCCACCGGCTGCCTGGAGGTGTTCTCCACGCCCTACCCCGAGAGTTCCTGGCAGCTGCCCTGGATCCATTCGCTGTTCGGCAATGCCGCAGCGGTGGGCACCGGCATCGCCGCGGCGCTCAAGGTCAAGGCCCTGAAGGCCGGCATGAGCGAAAGCGCCACGCGCGTGATCGCCCAGGGCGGCGATGGCGGCACCACCGACATCGGCTTCGGCTGCCTGTCGGGCATGTTCGAGCGCAATGACGATGTGCTCTACATCTGCTACGACAACGAGGCCTATATGAACACCGGCGTGCAGCGCAGCTCGGCCACGCCGCCGGCCGCGCGCACCGCCACTACCATGGCCGTGGGCGTGCAGCCCGGCGCGTCCTTCGGCCAGGGCAAGAACCTGCCGCTGATCGCGATGGCGCACGAGATCCCCTACGTGGCCACCGCCACCGTGGCCGATCTGCGCGACCTGGAGGCCAAGGTCGAGCGCGCCATGAGCTTGCGCGGCGCGCGCTACCTGCACATCCTGGTGCCCTGCCCGCTGGGTTGGGGCGCCGCCAGCCACGACACCATCAGGCTCGCCAGGCTGGCGCGCGAGACCGGCATCTTCCCGGTCTTCGAGGCCGAGCATGGCGAGATCACCAGCGTCACCAAGATCCGCCACCGCGTGCCGGTGGCCGAATACCTGAAGCCGCAGAAGCGCTTTGCCCATCTGTTCGCCCAGCCCGGCCAACCCGGTCACCCCGAGATGCTGGCGCGCATCCAGGCCGATGCCGACAAGAACATCCGCCGCTTCAAGCTGCTGGACGAAGAGGTGACGGTATGA
- the porA gene encoding pyruvate ferredoxin oxidoreductase — protein MLKQCEGSHAVAEAVALCRPEVICAYPISPQTHIVEGLGELVKDGTLTPCEFINVESEFAAMSVAIGASAAGARSYTATASQGLLFMAEAVYNASGLGLPIVMTVANRAIGAPINIWNDHSDSMSQRDCGWIQLFAETNQEAVDLHIQAFKLAEELSMPVMVCMDGFILTHAYERVDIPAQHEVDDFLPPYEPRQLLDPAEPVSIGAMVGPEAFMEVRYLAHAKQLMALEVIPRIAEDYAARFGRASGGLVRGYRCEDAETIVVALGSVLGTLKDTVDGLREQQGLKIGVLGIHSFRPFPLAAVRAALQGARRVVVLEKSFSVGLGGVVSTDVRLALSGLQLHGYTVVAGLGGRAITQASLQRMLLQAVADALPPLSFLDLDERIVQRQLQREAQMRRSGPIAENLLRDVGTVASKVA, from the coding sequence ATGCTCAAGCAATGTGAAGGCTCGCACGCCGTGGCCGAAGCGGTGGCGCTGTGCCGCCCCGAGGTGATCTGCGCCTACCCGATCTCGCCGCAGACGCATATCGTCGAGGGCCTCGGCGAGCTGGTGAAGGATGGCACGCTCACGCCCTGCGAGTTCATCAATGTGGAGAGTGAATTCGCGGCCATGAGCGTGGCCATCGGCGCCTCGGCGGCCGGCGCGCGCAGCTACACCGCCACCGCCAGCCAGGGCCTGCTCTTCATGGCCGAGGCGGTCTACAACGCCTCGGGCCTGGGCCTGCCGATCGTGATGACGGTGGCGAACCGCGCCATCGGTGCGCCCATCAATATCTGGAACGATCACAGCGACTCGATGAGCCAGCGCGATTGCGGCTGGATCCAGCTCTTCGCCGAGACCAACCAGGAGGCGGTGGACCTGCACATCCAGGCCTTCAAGCTGGCCGAGGAACTCTCCATGCCGGTGATGGTGTGCATGGACGGCTTCATCCTCACCCATGCCTACGAGCGCGTGGACATCCCGGCGCAGCACGAGGTCGACGACTTCCTGCCGCCCTACGAGCCGCGCCAGCTGCTGGACCCGGCCGAGCCGGTGTCGATCGGCGCGATGGTCGGGCCCGAGGCCTTCATGGAGGTGCGCTATCTGGCGCATGCCAAGCAGCTGATGGCGCTGGAGGTGATCCCGCGCATCGCCGAGGACTATGCGGCGCGCTTCGGCCGTGCCTCGGGCGGGCTGGTGCGCGGCTACCGCTGCGAGGACGCCGAGACCATCGTCGTCGCGCTGGGCTCGGTGCTGGGCACGCTCAAGGACACGGTGGACGGCCTGCGCGAGCAGCAGGGCTTGAAGATCGGCGTGCTGGGCATCCATTCCTTCCGCCCCTTCCCGCTCGCCGCGGTGCGCGCCGCGCTGCAGGGCGCGCGGCGCGTGGTGGTGCTGGAGAAGAGCTTCTCGGTGGGCCTGGGCGGGGTGGTCTCCACCGACGTGCGGCTGGCGCTGTCGGGCCTGCAGCTGCATGGTTATACCGTGGTGGCCGGCCTGGGCGGGCGCGCCATCACCCAGGCCTCGCTGCAGCGCATGCTGCTGCAGGCGGTGGCCGATGCGCTGCCGCCGCTGAGCTTCCTGGACCTCGACGAGCGCATCGTGCAGCGCCAGCTGCAGCGCGAGGCGCAGATGCGGCGCAGCGGCCCGATTGCCGAGAACCTGCTGCGCGATGTGGGCACGGTTGCTTCAAAGGTGGCCTGA
- a CDS encoding 2-oxoacid:acceptor oxidoreductase family protein — protein MLQIRIHGRGGQGVVTAAELLSVAAFEQGRHAQAFPSFGSERTGAPVVAFCRIAEREIRLREPILAPDVLIVQDPTLLHQVDVFQGLKPDGYVLINSRRSFDELGLAEVAARFRHERLTTVPATEIALKHLGRPLPNAVLLGGFAALSGLVSLAAVSHAIQAKFSAKLAAANIAAAAEAFEFVSQEMQELAHHAQAM, from the coding sequence ATGTTGCAGATCCGTATTCACGGCCGTGGTGGCCAGGGCGTGGTGACGGCGGCCGAGCTGCTGTCGGTCGCCGCTTTCGAGCAGGGCCGCCATGCCCAGGCCTTCCCCAGCTTCGGCTCGGAGCGCACCGGCGCGCCGGTGGTGGCCTTCTGCCGCATCGCGGAGCGCGAAATCCGCCTGCGCGAGCCCATCCTGGCGCCCGATGTGCTGATCGTGCAGGACCCCACGCTCCTGCACCAGGTGGATGTGTTCCAGGGGCTCAAGCCGGATGGCTATGTGCTCATCAACAGCCGGCGCAGCTTCGACGAGCTGGGCCTGGCCGAGGTGGCGGCGCGCTTCCGCCACGAGCGCCTCACCACCGTGCCGGCCACCGAGATCGCGCTCAAGCATCTCGGTCGGCCGCTGCCGAATGCGGTGCTGCTGGGCGGCTTTGCGGCGCTCTCGGGCCTGGTGTCGCTGGCGGCGGTGTCGCATGCCATCCAGGCCAAGTTCAGCGCCAAGCTGGCTGCCGCCAACATCGCCGCAGCCGCCGAGGCCTTCGAGTTCGTCAGCCAGGAAATGCAGGAGTTGGCCCACCATGCTCAAGCAATGTGA
- a CDS encoding ethylbenzene dehydrogenase-related protein, which translates to MSKNVLHAIALAGLALSLAGCQSAREEAMPPNTLVALQAKAAPNLQAGAADPAWAQARPLSVALTDGANFGGKGDTQATLKAVYAGDSVYFLIQYADPTHSLRRGPYQKQADGSWKKLKDPADKGGDDNIYYEDKWAMIWPIGNSIPGFDKQGCAALCHLDQGKPYGNKYTSKEGELADMWHMKGSRTAPFGYVDDQYVDHTRYDAKASPNAGRKSDPGTATGEYNAVPLVDGKPQFMSREAKAGNAGGSYFIKRGEEVAFDDSKFKPGDEVASYIINPLQGDRADIRVAVSWKNGMYTSVVARKLVTGSKYDVQFADLGARYGFGFSAFDNAQVRHATSEDPLYLVFRK; encoded by the coding sequence ATGTCGAAGAACGTCCTTCATGCCATTGCACTCGCCGGCCTGGCGCTGAGTCTGGCTGGCTGCCAATCGGCACGCGAAGAAGCCATGCCACCTAACACCCTGGTGGCCCTGCAGGCCAAGGCCGCGCCCAATCTGCAGGCCGGCGCCGCCGACCCCGCCTGGGCGCAGGCCAGGCCGCTCAGCGTGGCGCTGACCGATGGCGCCAATTTCGGCGGCAAGGGCGACACCCAGGCGACGCTGAAGGCGGTCTACGCCGGCGACTCGGTCTACTTCCTGATCCAGTACGCCGACCCCACCCACTCGCTGCGCCGTGGCCCCTACCAGAAGCAGGCCGACGGCAGCTGGAAGAAGCTCAAGGACCCGGCTGACAAAGGCGGCGACGACAACATCTATTACGAAGACAAGTGGGCCATGATCTGGCCGATCGGCAACTCCATCCCCGGCTTCGACAAGCAGGGTTGCGCCGCGCTATGCCATCTGGACCAGGGCAAGCCCTATGGCAACAAGTACACGTCCAAGGAGGGCGAGCTGGCCGATATGTGGCATATGAAGGGCTCGCGCACCGCCCCCTTCGGCTATGTGGACGACCAGTACGTGGACCACACCCGCTACGACGCCAAGGCCAGCCCGAACGCCGGCCGCAAGAGCGATCCGGGCACGGCCACCGGCGAGTACAACGCCGTGCCCCTGGTGGATGGCAAGCCGCAGTTCATGAGCCGCGAGGCCAAGGCGGGCAATGCCGGCGGCAGCTACTTCATCAAGCGCGGCGAAGAGGTGGCCTTCGACGACAGCAAGTTCAAGCCCGGCGACGAGGTGGCCTCCTACATCATCAACCCGCTGCAGGGCGACCGTGCCGACATCCGCGTCGCGGTGAGCTGGAAGAACGGCATGTACACCTCGGTGGTGGCACGCAAGCTGGTCACGGGCAGCAAGTACGACGTGCAGTTTGCCGACCTCGGCGCGCGCTACGGCTTCGGCTTCTCCGCCTTCGACAACGCCCAGGTGCGGCACGCCACCTCGGAAGACCCGCTCTACCTGGTGTTCCGCAAGTAG